The Pedococcus aerophilus nucleotide sequence GTGGCGCTCGCCTTGGTGGCGGTGGCCGCGTAGGTGTCGTACAGGACGACCTTGGAGCCGGGCGTGAGGAACGTGCCGACCCGGGCAGGGTCGGACAGCTGCACCGCGACGGCGACCATGCCTGCCGGTACCTCGATGGCCTTCTCCCCCACCGGCTTCACGCCGAAGCGGTCGGCCAGGACGTACTCGCCGGGCTGGATGTCGGTGGTCGCGTAGAGGCCACCGTTGCTGCCGTCGACACCCGCGAGGGCACCGGCAGGCACTCCGGCCGCGGCGATCGAGGTCTTGATGATGAGGCCGTTCTGCACCGAGTCCTTGAGGGTGGTGCCGGCAGGGACGAGCGACTGGACGACGTAGACGCTGGTGGGCTGCTGGGCAGCCACGGCACGGGCGTCAGCCCCGCGCGCATAGAGCAGCACGGCCGTGACGCCCACCAGGGCGACGAGGGCGGCGGCGAAGATGGCGACGAGTCTGCGTCCCATGGTGGTGTGTGTCCTCGTGGTTGGGAGTGCGTGGCTACAGAGCGCCGGCCGGGACGTGGAACAGCTGGATCGTGTTCTGCCCGAACAGCGTGACGGCGCCGATGATGACGATCGCGATGAGCGTGACCATCAGGGCGTACTCGGCGGAGGTGGCTC carries:
- the cpaB gene encoding Flp pilus assembly protein CpaB → MGRRLVAIFAAALVALVGVTAVLLYARGADARAVAAQQPTSVYVVQSLVPAGTTLKDSVQNGLIIKTSIAAAGVPAGALAGVDGSNGGLYATTDIQPGEYVLADRFGVKPVGEKAIEVPAGMVAVAVQLSDPARVGTFLTPGSKVVLYDTYAATATKASATDGAASAGGQSTRVLLDDVLIIAMGQASLTPAAAPVAGEEAAPAPVLGALMTVAVTPADATRLVHGIQTGSLYAALRGTDAKIDLGKVVSEASLFSK
- a CDS encoding Flp family type IVb pilin produces the protein MTFVGELVRGRPGARRGDHGATSAEYALMVTLIAIVIIGAVTLFGQNTIQLFHVPAGAL